A genomic stretch from Hemibagrus wyckioides isolate EC202008001 linkage group LG02, SWU_Hwy_1.0, whole genome shotgun sequence includes:
- the traf7 gene encoding E3 ubiquitin-protein ligase TRAF7 — protein sequence MENQFGPSFSGVAPVSKAETSSNYKQHRRTPSTSSTLAFSARDDDDGMPPIGTSRGSDSAISVRSLHSESNMSLRSTFSLHEEEEDTDPQVFAEQPSVKLCCQLCCNVFKDPVITTCGHTFCRRCALTSEKCPVDNLKLTVVVNNIAVAEQIGELFIHCKYGVRPTASGKPAAFEVDPLGCPFTIKLSTRKDHEVSCDYRPVRCPNNPSCPPLLTMNLEAHLKECEHIKCPHSKYGCTFIGNQDTYETHLEACKFEGLKEFLQQTDDRFHEMQVTLAQKDQDISFLRSMLGKLSEKLDQLEKNLELKFDVLDENQSKLSEDLMEFRRDASMLNDELSHINARLNMGILGSYDPQQIFKCKGTFVGHQGPVWCLCVYSTGDLLFSGSSDKTIKVWDTCTTYKCQKTLEGHDGIVLALCIQGNKLYSGSADCTIIVWDIQNLQKVNTIRAHDNPVCTLVSSHNMLFSGSLKAIKVWDIVGTELKLKKELTGLNHWVRALVASQNHLYSGSYQTIKIWDIRSLECVHVLQTSGGSVYSIAVTNHHIVCGTYENLIHVWDIESKEQVRTLTGHVGTVYALAVISTPDQTKVFSASYDRSLRVWSMDNMICTQTLLRHQGSVTALAVSRGRLFSGAVDSTVKVWTC from the exons CTGAGACATCCAGTAATTATAAACAGCACCGTCGAACACCTTCTACCTCCAGCACACTGGCTTTCTCCGCTCGAGATGACGACGACGGCATG ccACCCATCGGTACATCACGTGGTTCGGACTCGGCCATCTCCGTTCGTTCTCTTCACTCGGAGTCCAACATGTCCCTGCGCTCAACTTTCTCCCTgcatgaagaagaggaggataCG GATCCACAGGTTTTTGCTGAACAGCCTTCGGTGAAACTGTGCTGTCAGCTGTGCTGTAACGTGTTTAAAGACCCTGTCATCACCACATGTGGG CATACCTTCTGCAGGCGATGTGCCTTAACCTCTG aGAAATGCCCAGTGGATAATTTGAAGCTCACCGTGGTGGTGAATAACATTGCTGTGGCCGAGCAGATCGGTGAACTCTTCATCCACTGTAAATATGGTGTACGTCCCACCGCTTCAGGAAAACCAGCTGCCTTTGAAGTGGATCCACTCGGCTGCCCTTTCACCATCAAACTCAGCACCAGGAA agatcACGAGGTGAGCTGTGATTACCGGCCGGTGCGCTGCCCGAATAATCCCAGCTGTCCTCCACTGCTCACTATGAACCTGGAGGCTCATCTGAAGGAATGTGAACACATCAAGTGCCCACATTCAAAATAcgg ATGCACGTTCATTGGGAATCAGGACACGTATGAGACGCACCTGGAAGCATGTAAGTTCGAGGGTCTGAAGGAGTTCCTGCAGCAGACAGATGATCGCTTCCATGAGATGCAG GTGACTTTAGCTCAGAAAGATCAGGACATTTCCTTCCTACGCTCTATGCTGGGAAAATTGTCCGAAAAACTCGACCAGCTTGAGAAAAACCTGGAGCTTAAatttg ATGTGCTGGATGAGAACCAAAGTAAACTAAGCGAAGATCTGATGGAGTTTCGTAGAGACGCCTCGATGCTTAAC GATGAGCTTTCACATATTAATGCCAGGCTTAACATGGGCATCCTCGGCT CCTATGACCCTCAGCAGATCTTCAAGTGTAAGGGGACATTTGTGGGTCATCAGGGTCcggtgtggtgtttatgtgtttattccACCGGTGACCTGCTCTTCAGCGGCTCATCAGACAAAACCATCAAG GTCTGGGACACCTGCACCACATACAAGTGCCAGAAAACTCTGGAGGGCCATGATGGCATtgtattagcgctgtgtattcaggg tAATAAGCTGTACAGTGGCTCTGCAGATTGCACCATCATT GTTTGGGACATCCAGAACTTGCAGAAAGTGAACACAATCCGTGCACATGATAATCCAGTGTGCACACTCGTCTCCTCACACAACATGCTTTTCAGCGGATCGCTCAAAGCAATTAAG gTGTGGGACATTGTGGGCACAGAACTGAAGCTGAAGAAAGAGCTCACTGGTCTAAATCACTGGGTTCGAGCTCTGGTCGCATCTCAGAATCACCTGTACAGCGGATCGTACCAAACCATTAAG ATTTGGGACATTCGTTCTCTTGAGTGCGTACATGTCCTCCAGACCTCTGGGGGCAGTGTTTACTCCATTGCGGTCACCAACCACCACATAGTTTGTGGCACGTATGAGAACCTCATCCAT GTGTGGGATATTGAGTCTAAAGAGCAGGTGCGCACACTAACTGGACATGTAGGGACGGTGTACGCTCTGGCGGTCATTTCCACGCCGGACCAGACCAAAGTGTTCAGTGCCTCCTACGATCGCTCACTTAGG GTGTGGAGCATGGACAACATGATCTGCACGCAGACTCTGCTGCGTCATCAAGGCAGTGTCACTGCACTGGCCGTCTCTCGAGGGCGTCTGTTTTCTGGAGCCGTGGACAGCACTGTAAAG GTGTGGACCTGCTAA